The following coding sequences are from one Plectropomus leopardus isolate mb chromosome 10, YSFRI_Pleo_2.0, whole genome shotgun sequence window:
- the agps gene encoding alkyldihydroxyacetonephosphate synthase, peroxisomal, with protein MASNSSGGSSDRQRVAQHRLRIIAGHLQGPVDGDSNILAAECKAPDGKTHVSSEGKTMPRRRQEIMKWNGWGYSDSRFLFNKKGQAEFTGKRYRLSGMIIPALKDWFEGTFGASLQHKSPATPILTNGAVQPPTLNEAFVEDLKSTGIPFSHDAEDRVFRAHGHCLHEIFALREGKVGRVPDMVVWPNCHNDVVKIVELACKHNVCLIPYGGGTSVSSALECPLEETRSIVSLDTSQMNRILWIDEKNLTAHAEAGIVGQDLERLLNESGYCTGHEPDSMEFSSLGGWVATRASGMKKNIYGNIEDLVVHVKMVTPQGVIEKSCQGPRMSTGPDVHHFIMGSEGTLGVVTEVTMKIRPMPEYQKYGSVVFPNFEQGVACLREVAKQRCAPASIRLMDNEQFKFGHALKPQVSSIFTSFLDGLKKFYITKFKGFDPNCLCVATLLFEGDREKVLQHEKQVYDIAAKFGGLAAGEDNGQRGYMLTFVIAYLRDLGMDYYVIGESFETSVPWDRVLDICRNVKARIIRECKDKGVQFPPLSTCRVTQTYDAGACVYFYFAFNYRGLSDPVHVYEQVEHAAREEILANGGSLSHHHGVGKLRKEWMRETISSVGIGMLKSVKDWVDPQNIFGNRNLL; from the exons GCAGGAGATTATGAAATGGAACGGCTGGGGATACAGCGATTCAAGATTTCTCTTCAACAAGAAAGGTCAAGCAGAATTTACTGGCAAAAG GTATAGATTAAGTGGTATGATCATTCCTGCTCTGAAAGATTGGTTTGAAGGCACGTTTGGAGCCAGTTTGCAGCATAAATCTCCAGCAACA cccATTCTGACTAACGGTGCTGTACAGCCTCCCACTCTTAACGAGGCCTTCGTGGAGGATCTGAAATCCACAGGTATTCCCTTCTCTCATGATGCAGAGGACCGCGTGTTTCGTGCCCACG GCCATTGCTTACATGAGATCTTTGCTCTGCGAGAGGGGAAAGTTGGTCGTGTTCCAGATATGGTGGTATGGCCAA ACTGCCACAATGATGTAGTAAAAATTGTTGAACTGGCCTGCAAACATAATGTTTGTTTGATACCATATGGAG GAGGAACTAGTGTCTCTAGTGCCCTGGAGTGCCCCCTGGAGGAGACTCGCTCCATCGTCTCTCTGGATACCTCACAGATG AACCGCATTCTGTGGATTGACGAGAAAAATTTAACTGCCCATGCGGAAGCTGGCATCGTCGGTCAGGATTTGGAGAGACTG ctCAATGAGAGCGGCTACTGCACAGGGCATGAGCCGGACTCCATGGAGTTCAGTTCTCTGGGGGGTTGGGTAGCAACCAGAGCATCAGGCATGAAGAAGAACATCTACGGCAACATTGAGGACCTG GTTGTCCATGTAAAGATGGTGACCCCACAAGGAGTGATTGAAAAAAGCTGTCAGGGCCCACGCATGTCCACGGGGCCAGACGTTCACCACTTCATCATGGGCTCAGAAG GAACCCTGGGCGTGGTTACTGAGGTAACGATGAAGATTCGTCCCATGCCAGAGTATCAAAAATACGGCTCAGTGGTATTCCCTAATTTTGAGCAGGGAGTTGCCTGCCTTCGAGAGGTTGCCAAACAG AGATGTGCCCCAGCATCTATACGACTCATGGATAATGAGCAGTTTAAATTTG GTCACGCCCTGAAGCCTCAAGTATCTTCAATTTTCACATCCTTTCTGGACGGACTGAAGAAATTTTACATCAccaag TTCAAAGGGTTCGACCCCAACTGCTTGTGTGTGGCCACCCTGCTGTTTGAGGGAGACCGTGAGAAGGTCCTGCAGCATGAGAAACAAGTTTATGACATTGCTGCAAAATTTGG GGGGCTGGCAGCTGGAGAGGACAATGGGCAGAGGGGCTACATGTTGACCTTCGTCATCGCTTACCTCCGG GACTTGGGGATGGACTACTATGTGATCGGGGAGTCCTTTGAAACCTCTGTGCCTTGGGACAG GGTGTTGGACATTTGTCGGAATGTGAAGGCACGCATCATTCGAGAGTGTAAAGACAAAGGAGTGCAGTTTCCACCATTGTCAACATGCAG GGTGACTCAGACGTATGACGCTGGTGCCTGTGTCTACTTTTACTTTGCCTTCAACTACAGGGGACTCAGTGATCCAGTACACGTGTATGAACAAGTGGAG cATGCAGCTAGAGAAGAGATCCTTGCCAATGGAGGGAGCTTGTCACATCACCATGGAG TGGGAAAACTTCGGAAGGAGTGGATGAGAGAGACCATCTCCAGCGTCGGCATTGGGATGCTCAAGTCTGTCAAGGACTGGGTGGACCCCCAAAACATCTTCGGCAACAGGAACCTCCTCTAA